The Campylobacter sp. CN_NE2 genome contains a region encoding:
- a CDS encoding aminotransferase class V-fold PLP-dependent enzyme yields MINLENLKNDIILQDGIKYFDFAASALALKSVENEILRILQTYANTHSKTSSNSITTQNYYENARAKFKNLLRVDDKFSLISCGFGATWALKKLWEILGIYIPPMSLKRLNLKKESLKNLPLVIVSPYEHHSNEIPLRYCLCEVVRTPLNSQGLIDFDFLANLLKTNKGREIIASFSMASNLTGVKTDYKKLYLMIKSHGGRLILDACAFAPHDEIDFNFCDAAVFSSHKFLGGVGGSGILVIKNSLFSCDEPTFGGGGTLAYSDNETQRFYIDPERAQEAGTPGVTQFLRGYLAYKFRHDLGIENIKSHENELSEYFLNEISKIDKIEIYGNLQVPRVPIFAINLKGLDPFIFAEILSKKYLIQVRAGCACAGSYGRDLLNLPNDINLSIKPAFLRISLNFSHSKDDIDYLINSIKNIAKNKDKIKLVGGEYRC; encoded by the coding sequence ATGATAAATTTAGAGAATTTGAAAAATGATATTATTTTGCAAGACGGCATAAAGTATTTTGATTTTGCAGCTTCTGCTTTGGCGTTAAAAAGCGTGGAAAATGAGATTTTGCGAATTTTGCAAACTTATGCAAATACGCACTCAAAAACCAGCTCAAACTCCATTACAACGCAAAATTATTACGAAAATGCTAGGGCTAAATTTAAAAATTTGCTAAGGGTTGATGATAAATTTTCGCTTATTTCTTGTGGTTTTGGAGCGACTTGGGCTTTGAAAAAACTATGGGAAATTTTAGGCATTTATATCCCGCCGATGAGCTTAAAAAGGCTAAATTTAAAAAAAGAAAGCTTAAAAAATTTGCCCCTTGTGATAGTTTCGCCTTATGAACACCACTCAAATGAAATTCCACTTCGATACTGCCTTTGTGAAGTCGTGCGAACGCCCTTAAATTCGCAAGGATTGATTGATTTTGATTTTTTGGCAAATTTACTAAAAACAAACAAAGGACGCGAGATTATCGCTTCTTTTAGCATGGCTTCAAATTTAACAGGCGTCAAAACAGACTATAAAAAGCTTTATTTGATGATAAAATCGCACGGCGGAAGATTGATTTTAGACGCTTGTGCTTTTGCGCCACATGATGAGATTGATTTTAACTTTTGCGACGCGGCGGTTTTTTCGTCGCATAAATTCTTAGGCGGTGTCGGCGGCAGTGGAATTTTGGTAATAAAAAATTCGCTTTTTTCCTGCGACGAGCCGACATTTGGGGGCGGGGGAACTTTGGCATATAGTGATAACGAAACTCAAAGATTTTATATTGACCCTGAACGCGCCCAAGAAGCAGGAACGCCCGGAGTTACGCAGTTTTTAAGGGGCTATCTAGCCTATAAATTTAGGCATGATTTAGGCATTGAAAATATAAAATCACACGAAAATGAGCTTAGTGAGTATTTTTTAAATGAAATTTCAAAAATAGATAAAATCGAAATTTACGGCAATTTGCAAGTGCCAAGAGTGCCGATTTTTGCGATAAATTTAAAAGGACTTGACCCGTTTATTTTTGCCGAAATTTTAAGTAAAAAATACCTTATCCAAGTTCGCGCAGGGTGTGCGTGTGCAGGAAGCTATGGTAGAGATTTATTAAATTTGCCAAATGATATAAATTTGAGCATTAAACCTGCATTTTTGCGGATTAGCCTAAATTTTTCGCATAGCAAAGATGATATTGATTATTTGATAAACTCAATCAAAAATATCGCAAAAAACAAAGATAAAATAAAACTCGTCGGTGGCGAATACAGGTGTTAA
- a CDS encoding TlpA family protein disulfide reductase translates to MKFVNFIIFITMLLFVTGCDKKSDNEEKVDIKTEKEAVLTQDYTAPFSLHFTDGTILKMQKNKNGFKIDNNGTATLFAFFSPWCPPCQVQSPILNNIQENFKEKLQVIGVLVGENLTNDDAKVFAIDNNVTYKISQGSENNFFANALGGVSEVPFIVIYDEKGRFFSQYFGIIPEEILTTEIQRIF, encoded by the coding sequence ATGAAATTTGTGAATTTTATTATTTTTATTACTATGTTACTTTTCGTAACAGGTTGCGACAAAAAAAGCGATAACGAAGAAAAAGTAGATATAAAAACGGAAAAAGAAGCCGTTCTTACGCAGGATTATACTGCACCGTTTTCTTTGCATTTTACGGACGGAACTATTTTGAAAATGCAAAAAAATAAAAACGGCTTTAAAATCGATAACAACGGCACTGCGACACTTTTTGCATTTTTCTCGCCGTGGTGTCCGCCGTGCCAAGTCCAATCTCCGATTTTAAACAATATCCAAGAAAATTTTAAAGAAAAACTCCAAGTTATCGGTGTTTTAGTCGGTGAAAATTTGACAAACGACGACGCAAAGGTATTTGCGATTGATAATAATGTAACATATAAAATTTCGCAAGGAAGCGAAAATAACTTTTTCGCAAACGCACTTGGTGGCGTTAGCGAAGTCCCGTTTATCGTTATTTATGATGAAAAAGGAAGGTTTTTTTCGCAATATTTTGGAATAATTCCGGAAGAAATTTTAACAACCGAAATTCAAAGGATTTTTTAA
- a CDS encoding DJ-1 family glyoxalase III, whose product MKKVAVMLANGFEEIEALSVIDILRRAEVEALGVGLEKRLVTGAHGVEIKADMVLDELKVVEFDMIVLPGGLPGAEHLAKSEKLGKVLRDFDANNAKIGAICAAPWALSTAGVLKNAYTCYPGFEGKVAHAGYRAANVVKDQNIITSAGPATAMEFALEIVREICGEAKYTEVKNGLLFKA is encoded by the coding sequence ATGAAAAAAGTTGCCGTAATGTTAGCTAACGGATTTGAAGAGATCGAAGCTTTAAGCGTGATTGACATTTTGCGCCGAGCAGAAGTCGAAGCTCTTGGCGTAGGGCTAGAAAAACGCCTTGTTACGGGCGCTCACGGCGTTGAGATAAAAGCCGATATGGTGCTAGATGAGCTAAAAGTTGTCGAGTTTGATATGATAGTTTTACCGGGCGGCTTACCGGGAGCCGAGCATTTGGCAAAAAGCGAAAAGCTAGGCAAAGTTTTGCGTGATTTTGACGCAAATAACGCTAAAATCGGTGCGATTTGTGCTGCACCTTGGGCGCTTAGCACAGCAGGTGTGCTAAAAAATGCCTATACTTGCTATCCCGGATTTGAAGGCAAAGTCGCACATGCCGGATACCGCGCGGCAAATGTGGTAAAAGATCAAAATATCATCACTTCTGCCGGACCCGCGACTGCAATGGAATTTGCACTTGAAATCGTGCGTGAGATATGCGGGGAAGCGAAATACACAGAAGTTAAAAACGGGCTTTTGTTTAAAGCTTAG
- the rny gene encoding ribonuclease Y, with protein MIDIVVALAEVAVGATIGYFIAKKINNANFDIFLEQAKAKAKAIEFEAESILRNSKITVQEAEFEAKKKYDDKSAKLQKEYNQKFDELTKKEQTLLSEQEILNGAKSELEKSKEEAKFMYEEGVSLKKNYEEKLAESLKILERVAGFTQDEARSEVLRKVEEKSRADIAHIVRKYEEEAKKEGKRRANYILAQATTRFAGEFAAERLINVVNIKNDELKGRIIGKEGRNIKTLEMVLGVDVIIDDTPNAIILSSHNLYRRAIATRVIELLVEDGRIQPARIEDIYKKVCDEFEASIQEEGENVVMDLGLNKMHPEIIKLIGKLKFRASYGQNALIHSLEVAHLAAIIAAETGGDEKLAKRAGLLHDIGKALTHEFEGSHVDLGGEICKRYKEHPVVINAIYAHHGHEEALSVEAAAVCAADALSAARPGARREVLESFLKRVSDIENIATSKQGIKQAYAINAGREIRVIANAKLINDDEAVLVAKEIAEEIQDKVQYPGEIKVNVIRETRAVNYAK; from the coding sequence ATGATAGATATTGTAGTAGCATTAGCAGAGGTCGCAGTCGGTGCGACAATAGGTTATTTTATCGCCAAAAAGATTAACAACGCAAATTTTGACATTTTTTTAGAACAGGCAAAAGCAAAAGCAAAAGCGATAGAATTTGAAGCAGAAAGTATTTTGAGAAACTCAAAAATCACAGTTCAAGAAGCCGAATTTGAAGCCAAGAAAAAATATGACGACAAATCAGCAAAACTTCAAAAAGAATACAATCAAAAATTTGATGAACTAACAAAAAAAGAGCAAACACTATTAAGCGAACAAGAAATTTTAAACGGAGCAAAAAGTGAGCTTGAAAAAAGCAAAGAAGAAGCCAAATTTATGTATGAAGAAGGCGTTTCGTTAAAGAAAAATTATGAAGAAAAATTGGCTGAGAGTTTGAAAATTTTGGAGCGAGTTGCCGGTTTTACGCAAGATGAAGCTAGAAGCGAAGTTTTGCGAAAAGTAGAAGAAAAAAGTAGAGCAGACATCGCTCATATCGTGCGAAAATATGAAGAAGAAGCTAAAAAAGAGGGAAAACGAAGAGCAAATTATATCCTAGCGCAGGCTACGACTAGATTTGCGGGTGAATTTGCAGCAGAACGCCTTATAAATGTCGTAAATATCAAAAATGACGAGCTAAAAGGCAGAATTATCGGCAAAGAAGGGCGAAATATAAAAACCCTTGAAATGGTGCTTGGCGTTGATGTTATCATTGACGATACGCCAAATGCGATTATTTTAAGCTCTCACAACCTTTACCGAAGAGCAATCGCAACAAGAGTAATCGAGCTTTTGGTTGAAGACGGACGAATTCAACCTGCACGAATCGAAGATATTTACAAAAAAGTCTGCGACGAATTTGAAGCTAGTATCCAAGAAGAAGGCGAAAATGTCGTTATGGATTTAGGTTTAAATAAAATGCACCCTGAGATTATAAAACTAATCGGAAAGCTTAAATTTAGGGCTAGTTATGGACAAAATGCTTTGATACACAGCCTTGAAGTCGCTCACCTTGCAGCAATCATCGCAGCCGAGACTGGCGGGGATGAAAAACTAGCTAAAAGAGCAGGGCTTTTGCATGACATCGGTAAAGCTTTAACGCATGAATTTGAAGGAAGCCATGTGGATTTGGGCGGTGAAATTTGCAAACGATACAAAGAACACCCTGTCGTAATCAACGCTATTTACGCTCATCACGGACATGAAGAAGCGCTAAGCGTCGAAGCAGCCGCAGTTTGCGCAGCGGACGCTCTAAGTGCAGCTAGACCGGGAGCTAGAAGAGAGGTTTTAGAGAGCTTCTTAAAGCGAGTTAGCGACATAGAAAATATCGCCACTTCAAAACAAGGCATAAAACAAGCCTACGCGATAAATGCAGGACGCGAAATTCGCGTTATAGCTAATGCCAAGCTAATAAACGATGATGAAGCGGTTTTGGTCGCAAAAGAGATCGCCGAAGAAATTCAAGATAAGGTTCAGTATCCGGGCGAAATAAAAGTAAATGTCATAAGAGAGACTAGGGCGGTAAATTACGCCAAATAG
- the efp gene encoding elongation factor P, producing MAYSMGDLKKGLKIELDGVPFKIVEYQHVKPGKGAAFVRVKIKSYIDGKVLEKTFHAGDKCEAPNLVDKQMQYLYDDGEYCQFMDVETYEQVAISDEEVGEAKKWMLDGTMVDVLFHNGKAIGIEVPQVVELKIVETAPNFRGDTQGSNKKPATLETGAVVQIPFHVLEGEVIRVDTVRGEYIEKANK from the coding sequence ATGGCTTATTCAATGGGCGATCTAAAAAAAGGTCTTAAAATCGAGCTTGACGGCGTTCCGTTTAAAATCGTAGAGTATCAACATGTAAAACCGGGCAAAGGTGCGGCGTTTGTTCGCGTTAAAATCAAATCATACATCGACGGCAAAGTGCTAGAAAAAACTTTCCACGCAGGCGATAAATGTGAAGCTCCAAATTTGGTCGATAAACAAATGCAATATCTTTATGATGACGGCGAGTATTGCCAATTTATGGATGTCGAAACCTACGAGCAAGTCGCTATCAGCGATGAAGAGGTCGGTGAAGCGAAAAAATGGATGCTAGATGGCACTATGGTCGATGTGCTTTTCCATAACGGCAAAGCTATCGGTATCGAAGTTCCGCAAGTCGTAGAGCTTAAAATCGTAGAAACTGCTCCAAACTTCCGTGGCGACACACAAGGAAGCAACAAAAAACCTGCCACACTCGAAACTGGCGCGGTTGTGCAAATCCCTTTCCATGTGCTTGAAGGCGAAGTTATCCGCGTAGATACCGTGCGTGGCGAATATATCGAAAAAGCAAATAAATAA
- a CDS encoding 5-formyltetrahydrofolate cyclo-ligase — MDKQIYRKFAKKALKDEAKFSAKCKHYGIISNIIKLIKITNSKKVLIFLPLSYEPNLQILRQKLSHKVEFFVPFMLDVSFKMVKFRRPFVKSKFGVKETLNQNEFKGKIDLAVVPVIGVDGNMARIGHGKGFYDMFFSALNYKPIIVFVSIKDNFTNSIISQKHDIIGDFYFTPSKNYFKKGKYDRYCSSISRGRSRCDNRLFYRQKD, encoded by the coding sequence ATGGATAAGCAAATTTATCGAAAATTCGCTAAAAAGGCTTTGAAAGATGAAGCTAAATTTAGCGCTAAATGCAAACATTACGGCATTATTTCGAATATTATTAAACTCATAAAAATAACAAATTCGAAAAAAGTTTTGATTTTTCTGCCGTTATCTTATGAGCCAAATTTACAAATTTTAAGACAAAAATTATCACATAAAGTAGAATTTTTTGTTCCGTTTATGTTAGATGTTAGCTTTAAAATGGTAAAATTCAGACGACCTTTTGTAAAGTCTAAATTTGGCGTTAAAGAGACGCTAAATCAAAACGAATTCAAAGGAAAAATTGACCTAGCCGTTGTTCCGGTTATCGGAGTAGATGGAAATATGGCTAGAATCGGGCATGGGAAAGGATTTTACGATATGTTTTTTTCAGCTCTAAATTATAAACCGATTATCGTTTTTGTTAGTATTAAAGATAATTTTACAAATTCAATAATATCTCAAAAACACGATATAATCGGTGATTTTTATTTTACTCCGAGCAAAAATTATTTTAAAAAGGGAAAATATGATAGATATTGTAGTAGCATTAGCAGAGGTCGCAGTCGGTGCGACAATAGGTTATTTTATCGCCAAAAAGATTAA
- the radA gene encoding DNA repair protein RadA: MAKVKSTLFECQHCGNQQTKWLGKCPDCGAFNSFVELKAEQIKTLKEISKITCDNPNLDAKAINEIKIEEISRIDCGDDELNLVLGGGIVEGSLVLIGGSPGIGKSTLLLKIASNLASSQRSVLYVSGEESASQIKMRADRLNAVNENLFLLTEINLENILAQTQKRDYKVIVIDSIQTLFSDKIASAPGSVTQVREITFELMRLAKEKGICIFIIGHITKEGSIAGPRILEHMVDVVLYFEGDSSKELRILRGFKNRFGATSEVGIFEMTNAGLVSAKNLASKFFTRGKAVSGSAITITMEGSRALVIEIQALVCPSSYPKRSATGYDKNRLDMLLALLDRKLEIGLGGYDVFVNVIGGVKITETACDLAVVAAIVSSFKNRPISKESVFIGEVSLNGEIREIFNLEARLKEASMQKFKNAIAPIKPQNSQGLKIFHATEITQVLEWM; this comes from the coding sequence ATGGCAAAAGTAAAATCCACACTTTTTGAGTGCCAACACTGCGGAAATCAGCAAACTAAATGGCTTGGTAAATGCCCTGATTGCGGTGCTTTTAATAGTTTTGTAGAGTTAAAAGCCGAACAAATCAAAACGCTAAAAGAAATTTCAAAAATCACTTGCGATAATCCAAATTTGGACGCAAAGGCGATAAATGAGATAAAAATAGAAGAAATTTCACGCATTGATTGCGGGGACGATGAGCTAAATTTGGTCTTAGGTGGTGGCATAGTAGAAGGCTCACTTGTCTTAATCGGCGGAAGTCCCGGCATCGGAAAATCAACACTTTTGCTTAAAATCGCTTCAAATTTGGCTAGTTCTCAAAGAAGCGTTTTGTATGTTAGCGGCGAAGAAAGCGCAAGTCAAATCAAAATGCGAGCAGACCGCCTAAATGCCGTAAATGAAAACCTTTTTTTGCTAACCGAGATTAACCTTGAAAATATCTTAGCGCAAACACAAAAAAGGGATTATAAAGTCATCGTAATAGATAGCATACAAACCCTTTTTAGCGATAAAATCGCTTCTGCTCCGGGTTCGGTTACACAGGTGCGCGAGATAACTTTTGAGCTAATGCGACTTGCAAAAGAAAAAGGAATTTGCATTTTTATCATCGGTCATATTACAAAAGAAGGCTCGATAGCAGGTCCTAGAATTTTAGAGCACATGGTCGATGTGGTGCTATATTTTGAGGGCGATAGCAGTAAGGAACTGCGAATTTTGCGTGGTTTTAAAAATCGTTTTGGCGCCACAAGCGAAGTTGGAATTTTTGAGATGACAAACGCAGGGTTAGTAAGTGCAAAAAATCTAGCTAGTAAATTTTTCACTCGCGGAAAAGCCGTCAGCGGCTCGGCAATCACCATAACAATGGAAGGCTCTCGTGCGTTAGTTATAGAAATTCAAGCTCTTGTCTGCCCTAGTTCGTATCCAAAACGCTCAGCCACAGGATATGATAAAAACCGCCTAGATATGCTCTTAGCGCTTTTGGATAGAAAGCTTGAAATAGGACTTGGGGGATACGATGTTTTTGTAAATGTCATCGGCGGGGTTAAAATCACCGAAACGGCGTGTGATTTGGCTGTTGTAGCGGCGATTGTAAGTAGCTTTAAAAATCGTCCGATAAGCAAAGAAAGCGTTTTTATCGGCGAAGTTAGTCTAAACGGCGAGATTAGAGAGATTTTTAACCTTGAAGCAAGACTAAAAGAAGCTAGTATGCAAAAATTTAAAAACGCAATCGCTCCGATAAAACCGCAAAATTCGCAAGGGCTAAAAATATTTCATGCAACAGAGATAACGCAGGTTTTGGAGTGGATGTGA
- a CDS encoding DedA family protein, translated as MEEMFSKLSTYGYLILFLYTLGGGMIALIAAGMLSFIGKMDITLCIVVATISNFIGDTILFWLSRYNKKEFSPFIKKQRRNLALSQILFKKYGDRIILVQKFIYGLKTLIPIAIGLTKYSFAKFSFLNAFSSAIWAITIGLVSYFAGDFVLQIYEKIKIYPWLTPLVLGVIIALIVIYFKFATKRRIKM; from the coding sequence ATGGAGGAAATGTTTAGCAAACTCTCCACTTATGGCTATTTAATACTATTTTTATATACTCTTGGCGGCGGTATGATAGCGCTAATCGCCGCCGGTATGCTTAGCTTTATCGGTAAAATGGACATTACGCTTTGTATCGTGGTTGCTACTATTTCAAATTTCATCGGCGATACGATTTTGTTTTGGCTCTCTCGTTACAATAAAAAAGAATTTAGCCCGTTTATCAAAAAACAACGGCGAAATTTAGCCCTGTCGCAAATTTTGTTTAAAAAATACGGCGACAGGATTATTTTGGTGCAAAAATTTATATATGGACTAAAAACGCTAATTCCCATTGCGATTGGGCTTACGAAGTATTCATTTGCAAAATTTAGTTTTTTAAACGCTTTTAGCTCGGCAATTTGGGCGATAACGATTGGTTTAGTAAGCTATTTTGCCGGTGATTTTGTCTTGCAAATTTATGAAAAAATCAAAATTTATCCGTGGCTAACACCGCTCGTGTTGGGAGTTATCATTGCTTTAATCGTGATTTATTTTAAATTCGCTACAAAACGCAGAATAAAAATGTAA
- a CDS encoding VanZ family protein, which yields MPKIFSPNVFKFAFFACLIAIEFLATTSREVAINGLFWDKINHAFAFFVLFILANFAFKIRKIWIIFWLIIFGLQIEIVQSFLPNREFSFLDIVADFIGICIGFFATKIYEFWRKNGKSKIHTF from the coding sequence ATGCCTAAAATTTTTAGCCCAAATGTTTTTAAATTTGCATTTTTTGCCTGTTTGATTGCGATTGAATTTTTAGCTACCACTTCAAGGGAAGTGGCGATAAATGGGCTATTTTGGGATAAAATAAACCACGCATTTGCTTTTTTTGTTTTGTTTATTTTGGCAAATTTTGCTTTTAAAATTCGCAAAATTTGGATAATTTTTTGGTTAATTATTTTTGGTTTGCAAATAGAAATCGTGCAAAGCTTCTTGCCAAATAGAGAATTTTCTTTTTTGGATATAGTTGCCGATTTTATCGGCATTTGCATAGGTTTTTTTGCTACTAAAATTTATGAATTTTGGAGAAAAAATGGCAAAAGTAAAATCCACACTTTTTGA
- a CDS encoding DUF234 domain-containing protein, producing the protein MAKLYKKFGKIRQKNRSKKIFTLKDSAYKFANLPIDELLKFHFVFDEIEISAHYNDIFEAIDNEILRDFETFRDKFAFDSPYENEIKKALMKFAKSDRKKLGISKILPRFKAQKVVDELLKIQFLKLEKSRETKPKPNHKNEKLPKNLRRYVVHDKVHFKSNFARFYFRFIEPNLRRLEFGENEKVLEMIKADFDNYASLCFEILSKELLAKYLNIGVGEISSFWNNEIEIDIFAKFEDFCVVGECKYKERKICKSVLNLLHSKCEKIALKPNLIALFSKGGFSEELLSLKNEKILLFDTNDFEILLN; encoded by the coding sequence TTGGCAAAATTATATAAAAAATTTGGTAAAATTCGGCAAAAAAATAGGAGCAAAAAAATTTTCACACTCAAAGATAGCGCTTACAAATTCGCAAATTTGCCGATTGACGAGCTTTTGAAATTTCATTTTGTCTTTGATGAAATCGAAATTTCAGCGCATTATAACGACATTTTTGAAGCTATTGATAATGAAATTTTAAGAGATTTTGAAACATTTAGAGATAAATTTGCTTTTGATAGTCCTTATGAAAATGAAATCAAAAAAGCACTTATGAAATTTGCAAAATCAGATCGCAAAAAGCTTGGTATTTCAAAGATACTACCGCGTTTTAAGGCGCAAAAAGTGGTCGATGAGTTGCTTAAAATTCAGTTTTTAAAACTCGAAAAAAGTAGAGAAACAAAGCCAAAACCAAATCACAAAAACGAGAAATTGCCAAAAAATTTACGCCGTTATGTAGTGCATGATAAGGTCCATTTTAAAAGCAATTTCGCAAGATTTTACTTCCGATTTATCGAGCCAAATTTACGCCGTTTGGAATTTGGCGAAAATGAAAAAGTGCTTGAAATGATAAAAGCTGATTTTGATAATTACGCTAGTTTGTGTTTTGAAATTTTAAGCAAAGAACTTTTAGCAAAATACCTAAATATCGGCGTTGGCGAGATTAGCAGTTTTTGGAATAACGAGATAGAAATCGACATTTTTGCCAAATTTGAAGACTTTTGCGTTGTCGGCGAGTGCAAATACAAAGAGCGAAAAATTTGCAAAAGCGTTTTAAATTTGCTTCACTCAAAGTGCGAAAAAATCGCCTTAAAACCAAATTTAATCGCACTTTTTTCAAAAGGCGGTTTTAGCGAAGAGCTTTTGAGTTTAAAAAACGAAAAAATTCTACTTTTCGATACTAACGATTTTGAAATTTTGCTAAATTAA
- a CDS encoding lipid-binding SYLF domain-containing protein, with amino-acid sequence MKKILFLCLMIFGFANFANAKDETILKSANAFAVVMRDNPNKAALVANAKAILIFPSVKKVGFVIGGMYGSGVAVYKNGENYTINGAEITNASLGLQIGYEDNYLIIFVMSDKIVDNMRKSEIKLGGDVTALAGNASANLGTLNAFSKDMYVYTNKSGVFLGASLGGVVLSSNNSVVYEPHSYGFENLISVINKAN; translated from the coding sequence ATGAAAAAAATTCTATTTTTATGTTTAATGATATTTGGTTTTGCAAATTTTGCAAATGCAAAAGACGAAACGATTTTAAAAAGCGCAAATGCCTTTGCCGTTGTTATGCGAGATAATCCTAATAAAGCGGCTTTGGTCGCAAACGCAAAGGCGATTTTGATTTTTCCAAGCGTGAAAAAGGTTGGTTTTGTCATCGGCGGAATGTATGGAAGCGGCGTTGCGGTCTATAAAAACGGCGAAAACTACACGATTAACGGCGCAGAAATCACTAATGCAAGTTTGGGTTTGCAAATCGGATATGAAGATAATTATCTAATAATTTTTGTAATGAGCGATAAAATCGTAGATAATATGCGAAAATCAGAAATCAAACTAGGCGGTGATGTAACGGCTCTGGCTGGAAATGCAAGTGCAAATTTAGGCACACTAAACGCATTTAGCAAAGATATGTATGTTTATACAAATAAAAGCGGCGTGTTTTTGGGTGCTAGTCTTGGCGGAGTGGTACTTAGCTCAAATAACAGCGTGGTTTATGAACCGCACTCGTATGGATTTGAAAATTTGATTTCGGTTATAAATAAGGCAAATTAA
- the ftsY gene encoding signal recognition particle-docking protein FtsY, whose protein sequence is MFNFFKKGFDKTIEAMKSANSSNKITKENLEEMLLEADVSYEIVEEILYYLPPQNEVKKDDLKRVLKTYFMYENKPLPKVSPFVELILGVNGAGKTTTVAKLANLYKKNNQSVIFGACDTFRAGAIEQLRRWSQKVEIPIIATEQGHDPAAVAFDTVSSAIAKKIDRVLIDTAGRLQNQKNLANELEKIVRICDRAMPNSPHRKIIVLDGTQGNNSVIQAKAFNEIVKLDGIIITKLDGTPKGGALFGIARDLELPILYIGVGENMDDLVEFRADEFVDTLVEGIYA, encoded by the coding sequence ATGTTTAATTTTTTCAAAAAAGGTTTTGATAAAACAATCGAAGCGATGAAATCGGCAAATTCTAGTAATAAAATCACAAAAGAAAATTTGGAAGAAATGCTACTTGAAGCCGATGTAAGTTATGAAATCGTAGAAGAAATTTTGTATTATCTACCGCCACAAAATGAAGTTAAAAAAGATGATTTAAAGCGAGTTTTAAAAACTTATTTTATGTATGAAAACAAGCCTTTACCAAAGGTTTCGCCATTTGTCGAGCTAATTTTAGGCGTAAATGGTGCAGGAAAAACCACAACCGTTGCAAAACTGGCAAATTTATACAAAAAAAATAACCAAAGCGTGATTTTTGGGGCTTGTGATACTTTTAGAGCAGGTGCCATCGAACAACTTCGTCGCTGGTCGCAAAAAGTAGAAATCCCAATCATCGCCACCGAGCAAGGTCATGACCCAGCAGCCGTCGCATTTGACACCGTAAGTTCGGCGATTGCAAAAAAAATCGATAGAGTTTTAATCGACACGGCAGGACGACTGCAAAATCAAAAAAATCTCGCCAACGAGCTTGAAAAAATCGTGCGAATTTGCGACCGTGCTATGCCAAATTCGCCACATAGAAAAATCATCGTGCTTGATGGCACACAAGGAAATAATAGCGTAATCCAAGCAAAAGCTTTTAATGAAATCGTTAAGCTAGATGGCATAATCATAACAAAACTTGACGGAACGCCAAAGGGCGGAGCGTTATTTGGCATTGCAAGGGATTTGGAGCTTCCGATTTTATATATCGGCGTAGGCGAAAATATGGACGATTTGGTCGAATTTAGGGCAGATGAGTTTGTAGATACGCTAGTAGAAGGAATTTATGCCTAA